In Harmonia axyridis chromosome 6, icHarAxyr1.1, whole genome shotgun sequence, a single window of DNA contains:
- the LOC123682404 gene encoding serine/arginine-rich splicing factor 2, with the protein MSYGRPPPRIDGMVSLKVDNLTYRTTPEDLRRVFERCGEVGDIYIPRDRFTRESRGFAFVRFYDKRDAEDALDAMDGRMLDGRELRVQMARYGRPTSPHRRFRGRRRSRGRRSRSRSRGRRSVSRSRSRSDSKSSRGRSRSRSRDNDRRPAASKSRSRSRS; encoded by the exons ATGAGTTACGGAAGACCGCCGCCACGAATCGATGGCATGGTTTCCCTAAAAGTAGATAATTTAACATATCGTACAACCCCGGAAGATTTACGTCGAGTTTTCGAAAGGTGTGGTGAAGTAGGAGATATTTATATTCCTAGAGATAGATTCACCAGGGAGAGTAGAGGATTTGCTTTCGTAAG GTTTTATGACAAAAGGGACGCCGAAGATGCATTAGATGCTATGGATGGAAGAATGTTAGATGGAAGGGAACTTAGAGTTCAAATGGCCAGATACGGTAGGCCCACTTCCCCTCATCGAAGATTCAGGGGACGTAGGAG GTCTCGTGGACGAAGAAGTCGTTCCAGGTCACGTGGACGCCGTTCTGTCAGTCGGAGTCGCTCTAGGTCCGATAGTAAAAGTTCAAGAGGAAGATCTCGATCTAGGTCCAGAGATAATGATAGGAGGCCAGCAGCTAGCAAATCGAGGTCACGCTCCAGGTCTTAG